A single Agromyces sp. CF514 DNA region contains:
- a CDS encoding class II 3-deoxy-7-phosphoheptulonate synthase: MVQLVEPVVNADPSVIDGLDYWRTLPIKQQPQWPDAVAAAAASAELASLPPLVFAGEVDNLRDRLAAASRGEAFLLQGGDCAETFAGATADQIRNRVKTVLQMAVVLTYGASMPVVKMGRMAGQFAKPRSSDTETRGDVTLPAYRGDIVNGYDFTPESRNADPARLVRGYHMAASTLNLIRAFTQGGFADLRQVHSWNQGFAANPANARYETMARDIDRAVRFMDACGADFEALKHTEFYTGHEGLLMDYERPMTRIDSRTGTPYDTSAHFIWIGERTRELDGAHVDFLSRVRNPIGVKLGPTTSPETMLELIDKLDPNREPGRLTFITRMGASKIRDGLPPLLEAVKASDATPLWVTDPMHGNGITTPNGYKTRRFDDVVDEVKGFFEAHRAAGTYPGGIHVELTGDDVTECLGGSEHIDEATLATRYESLCDPRLNHMQSLELAFLVAEELSAR; this comes from the coding sequence GTGGTACAGCTCGTCGAGCCCGTCGTCAATGCAGATCCCTCCGTGATCGACGGCCTCGACTATTGGCGCACACTGCCGATCAAGCAGCAGCCGCAGTGGCCAGACGCCGTCGCGGCCGCTGCGGCATCCGCCGAGCTCGCCTCGCTGCCGCCGCTGGTGTTCGCTGGCGAGGTCGACAACCTGCGCGACCGCCTGGCCGCGGCCTCGCGCGGCGAGGCGTTCCTGCTGCAGGGCGGAGACTGCGCCGAGACCTTCGCGGGCGCCACGGCCGACCAGATCCGCAACCGCGTGAAGACCGTGCTGCAGATGGCCGTCGTGCTCACGTACGGCGCGTCGATGCCGGTCGTCAAGATGGGCCGCATGGCAGGGCAGTTCGCCAAGCCCCGATCGAGCGACACCGAGACCCGTGGCGACGTCACGCTGCCCGCCTACCGCGGCGACATCGTGAACGGCTACGACTTCACGCCCGAGTCGCGCAACGCCGACCCGGCCCGGCTCGTGCGCGGCTACCACATGGCCGCGTCGACCCTGAACCTCATCCGCGCGTTCACGCAGGGCGGCTTCGCCGACCTGCGGCAGGTGCACTCCTGGAACCAGGGATTCGCCGCGAACCCGGCGAACGCCCGGTACGAGACCATGGCGCGCGACATCGATCGTGCCGTGCGATTCATGGACGCGTGCGGCGCGGACTTCGAGGCGCTCAAGCACACCGAGTTCTACACCGGCCACGAGGGCCTGCTCATGGACTACGAGCGCCCGATGACGCGTATCGACTCGCGTACGGGCACGCCGTACGACACGTCGGCGCACTTCATCTGGATCGGCGAGCGCACGCGCGAACTCGACGGCGCGCACGTCGACTTCCTGTCGCGGGTGCGCAACCCGATCGGCGTGAAGCTCGGCCCGACGACGTCGCCCGAGACGATGCTCGAGCTCATCGACAAGCTCGACCCGAACCGCGAGCCCGGCCGCCTCACCTTCATCACCCGCATGGGCGCCTCGAAGATCCGCGACGGCCTGCCGCCGCTGCTCGAGGCCGTCAAGGCGAGCGATGCCACGCCGCTCTGGGTCACCGACCCGATGCACGGCAACGGCATCACCACGCCGAACGGCTACAAGACGCGTCGTTTCGACGACGTCGTCGACGAGGTCAAGGGCTTCTTCGAGGCGCACCGCGCTGCAGGCACGTACCCCGGCGGCATCCACGTCGAGCTCACCGGAGACGACGTCACCGAGTGCCTCGGCGGCTCCGAGCACATCGACGAGGCGACCCTCGCCACGCGCTACGAGTCGCTCTGCGACCCTCGCCTGAACCACATGCAGTCGCTCGAGCTCGCGTTCCTGGTGGCCGAGGAGCTGTCGGCTCGCTGA
- a CDS encoding 1-acyl-sn-glycerol-3-phosphate acyltransferase encodes MFYWIMKHIVVGPILLAIFRPWVVGLEHVPKDGPVVLASNHLSFIDSIFLPLIVDRPVVFLAKSEYFTGKGLKGWATKMFFQAAGQLPIDRSGGKASEASLETGLRVLGGGGILGIYPEGTRSPDARLYRGRTGVARMVLEAGVPVIPVAMIDTEKVMPIGTRLPKVRRIGIIIGPPIDFTRFEGLEGDRFVLRSVTDELVHSLRALSGQQYVDVYASSVREQRAAQSG; translated from the coding sequence GTGTTCTACTGGATCATGAAGCACATCGTGGTCGGACCGATCCTCCTCGCGATCTTCCGGCCATGGGTCGTCGGGCTCGAGCACGTTCCGAAGGACGGCCCCGTGGTGCTCGCCAGCAACCACCTGTCGTTCATCGACTCGATCTTCCTGCCGCTCATCGTCGACCGTCCGGTCGTGTTCCTCGCGAAGAGCGAGTACTTCACCGGCAAGGGACTCAAGGGCTGGGCGACGAAGATGTTCTTCCAGGCCGCCGGCCAGCTGCCGATCGACCGTTCGGGCGGCAAGGCCTCCGAGGCGTCGCTCGAGACCGGACTCCGCGTGCTCGGCGGCGGGGGCATCCTCGGCATCTACCCCGAGGGCACCCGCAGCCCCGACGCCCGGCTGTACCGCGGTCGCACGGGCGTCGCCCGCATGGTGCTCGAGGCGGGTGTGCCGGTCATCCCGGTGGCCATGATCGACACCGAGAAGGTCATGCCCATCGGCACGCGCCTGCCGAAGGTGCGCCGCATCGGCATCATCATCGGACCGCCGATCGACTTCACGCGCTTCGAGGGGCTCGAAGGCGACCGCTTCGTATTGCGGTCCGTGACCGACGAGCTCGTGCACTCGCTCCGTGCGTTGAGCGGGCAGCAGTACGTCGACGTGTACGCCAGCTCGGTGCGCGAGCAGCGGGCCGCGCAATCGGGGTAG